One genomic window of Deinococcus peraridilitoris DSM 19664 includes the following:
- a CDS encoding patatin-like phospholipase family protein: protein MTGLVLSGGGARCFAQLGALRALEERGIHPSAIAACSSAAIIGALIAAGYDARTLYRLARRTDFGDMTAVQFGSGLLSSDQIGTWLARRVPEQFEQLRIPLALVAVDIQEGTLHTYRSGALIPAALASNAFPGVFEPVKHDNRTLMDGGILNVVPLDVIRELSSDPVIVVDVASTPARKVNLDRKTGLLAMITRTAHKEMPLPIELMYKAYVITRGAIVEDLYRQFPPDLTIRPPLDQHGIHDADFGSLDEAVDLGYNEANSVLDAHSEQLGKFRSPSLR, encoded by the coding sequence ATGACTGGACTTGTACTCAGCGGAGGCGGAGCACGCTGCTTCGCCCAACTCGGAGCGCTCCGCGCGCTCGAGGAACGTGGGATCCACCCCAGCGCCATCGCGGCCTGTTCAAGTGCCGCCATCATCGGCGCCCTGATCGCCGCAGGCTACGACGCACGCACACTGTACCGTCTGGCCCGCCGCACGGACTTTGGAGACATGACCGCCGTTCAGTTCGGAAGTGGCCTGCTCAGCAGCGATCAGATCGGCACATGGCTGGCGCGGCGCGTTCCCGAACAGTTCGAGCAACTGCGCATACCCCTGGCCCTGGTCGCCGTGGACATTCAGGAGGGCACCCTGCACACTTACCGCTCCGGTGCGCTCATTCCCGCCGCCCTGGCCAGCAACGCTTTTCCAGGCGTCTTTGAGCCTGTCAAGCATGACAACCGTACCCTGATGGACGGAGGCATCCTGAACGTCGTTCCCCTGGACGTCATCCGGGAGCTGAGCAGCGACCCCGTCATCGTCGTGGACGTCGCGTCCACCCCCGCTCGCAAAGTCAACCTGGACCGCAAGACAGGCCTGCTGGCCATGATCACCAGAACTGCCCACAAGGAAATGCCGCTGCCCATCGAACTGATGTACAAAGCTTACGTCATCACCCGGGGCGCGATCGTCGAAGACCTGTACCGGCAGTTCCCACCTGACCTCACGATTCGCCCCCCTCTGGATCAACACGGGATTCATGACGCAGATTTCGGGTCCCTCGATGAGGCCGTGGACTTGGGTTATAACGAAGCGAACAGCGTCCTCGACGCGCACTCCGAGCAACTCGGGAAGTTCCGCTCACCATCCCTACGTTGA
- a CDS encoding PRC-barrel domain-containing protein, protein MHSSRSGIPQRQTARHPEQPSAPPAGLKTLSGCNVKDAAPLLGWLFRRVYDRHGCIIGGVTEVLIDASLDARWLEVSEQLAVNLGQRRFLIPVEWVADQHEDQVFLHVGHHDLTARQTPEDAAFVHSPNNSLSGS, encoded by the coding sequence ATGCACAGTTCCCGAAGCGGTATTCCCCAAAGGCAGACGGCGCGGCACCCAGAGCAGCCCAGCGCTCCCCCTGCGGGACTGAAGACACTCAGTGGCTGCAACGTCAAGGACGCGGCACCATTGCTCGGCTGGCTGTTCCGGCGGGTGTACGACCGGCATGGCTGCATCATCGGAGGCGTCACCGAAGTCCTTATTGACGCGTCCCTCGACGCCCGGTGGCTGGAAGTCAGTGAACAGCTGGCCGTCAACCTCGGTCAACGCCGCTTTCTGATTCCCGTGGAGTGGGTCGCGGACCAGCACGAGGATCAGGTGTTCCTGCACGTCGGTCATCACGACCTCACCGCGCGGCAGACCCCAGAGGATGCGGCATTCGTGCACTCACCGAACAACAGCCTGAGCGGCTCATGA
- a CDS encoding fasciclin domain-containing protein, producing the protein MNQLTKAIALAATLLSTAQAQTTPPAGTPQIPVAPVTQFPAIVLLPVPAGSTILSVGRLNEDTLFTLRTSASLTLLMDFYAQQLSQQGYQRRAAANDTNKATASYARGNAVLTWTAQREGPDTYQILFDFDRTSVQCQTIGEILAANPQFSTLRSALERADLLVVVNGPALYTLFAPTNAAFQRLNTNDWQALQNDKVALTRLLSYHVVKGVHDKQNVMRDSVQNTLAGRPLTLYPRGEQLRVNEALLEREIRACNGVVHQIDNVLQPGNATSTAPGTTAAASTSTPAASTAVGTVTPREGSIAWTVQRDARLSTLARLLTLTNLDVSLNDDGQYTLLAPTDNAFAQIPAAQLEALTRDRAALTQLLRYHLLPNRHAADTLGRLRQERTLQGAAISATPAGNTVRFNNATVVAADINANNGVIHLIDAVLLPPGFVLPAVR; encoded by the coding sequence GTGAACCAGCTGACGAAAGCAATCGCACTCGCCGCCACGCTGCTGAGCACCGCGCAAGCCCAGACCACGCCACCCGCGGGCACCCCTCAAATCCCCGTCGCTCCCGTCACCCAGTTTCCGGCCATCGTGTTGCTGCCCGTACCTGCCGGATCCACCATCCTCAGCGTCGGCCGCCTCAACGAAGACACCCTGTTCACCCTGCGCACCTCTGCCAGCCTCACGCTGCTGATGGACTTCTACGCCCAGCAACTCTCGCAGCAGGGATACCAGCGACGGGCGGCTGCCAATGACACCAACAAAGCCACCGCCTCGTACGCACGGGGAAACGCGGTCCTCACCTGGACGGCACAACGTGAGGGTCCCGACACCTACCAGATCCTTTTCGACTTCGATCGAACGAGCGTGCAATGCCAGACGATCGGGGAGATCCTCGCAGCGAATCCACAATTCAGCACCCTGCGCAGCGCCCTTGAGCGTGCCGACCTGCTGGTCGTCGTGAATGGCCCTGCCCTCTATACCCTCTTCGCGCCTACGAACGCCGCCTTTCAGCGTCTGAACACCAACGACTGGCAGGCGCTGCAAAACGACAAGGTGGCGCTCACCCGCCTGCTCAGTTACCACGTCGTGAAAGGCGTACACGATAAGCAAAACGTCATGCGTGACTCAGTGCAGAACACCCTCGCTGGAAGGCCACTCACCTTGTACCCGCGAGGCGAGCAACTGCGCGTGAACGAAGCACTCCTCGAACGCGAAATTCGCGCCTGTAACGGCGTCGTTCATCAGATCGACAACGTCTTGCAACCTGGAAACGCCACCTCGACAGCGCCAGGTACGACGGCCGCTGCCTCCACGTCAACCCCCGCGGCGTCCACTGCGGTAGGAACCGTCACGCCACGCGAGGGCAGCATCGCCTGGACTGTCCAGCGTGACGCCCGACTGTCGACTCTCGCACGACTCCTCACCCTCACCAACCTCGACGTGAGCCTCAACGATGACGGTCAGTACACGCTGCTCGCACCCACCGACAACGCGTTCGCCCAGATTCCCGCGGCGCAGCTCGAAGCGCTCACGCGTGACCGAGCGGCCCTCACCCAACTGTTGCGCTACCACCTTCTCCCCAACCGCCATGCGGCCGACACGCTCGGCCGGCTTCGTCAGGAACGCACGCTGCAGGGCGCCGCGATTTCAGCCACACCGGCCGGCAACACCGTACGCTTCAACAATGCCACCGTGGTCGCTGCGGACATCAACGCGAACAACGGCGTGATTCACCTCATCGACGCGGTCCTGCTGCCCCCTGGCTTCGTGCTGCCCGCCGTGCGGTAA
- a CDS encoding BON domain-containing protein: protein MNDRDHPGAPHEARLVPIHSMYGKGPRHGARSDESIQEDVNEALTDDPTVDARDIEVEVQAREVTLHGRVDDRQQKRRAEDVALHVRGVHDVHNRLRVNGSSAAHGAQADGRTGGPPLLVKLMDSGMTIADPQQDIRGRTVLDEHGNNLGHVEHLLIDTQERRVRLLDVRAGGFLGLGEKRFLIPVEAVVSIEGDRVQLNQSRERVVQSPEYTPQLAEQPQHVGYYEPYYGYYGYTPYWGPAVGMGPFPYR from the coding sequence ATGAATGACCGTGACCATCCAGGCGCTCCTCACGAAGCTCGCCTCGTCCCGATCCACAGCATGTACGGCAAGGGACCACGCCATGGCGCGAGGAGCGACGAGAGCATCCAAGAAGACGTCAACGAGGCCCTGACGGACGATCCCACAGTGGACGCGCGGGACATCGAAGTCGAAGTGCAGGCACGAGAAGTCACCCTGCACGGCCGGGTGGACGACCGCCAACAGAAACGCCGCGCTGAAGACGTCGCGCTGCACGTCCGTGGCGTGCATGACGTGCACAACCGCCTGCGTGTGAACGGTTCCTCAGCAGCACATGGCGCACAGGCGGACGGCAGGACAGGTGGTCCTCCCCTGCTGGTCAAGCTGATGGACTCCGGCATGACCATCGCAGATCCTCAGCAGGACATTCGTGGACGAACCGTGCTGGACGAGCACGGCAACAACCTGGGGCACGTCGAGCACCTCTTGATCGACACTCAGGAACGCAGAGTGCGGCTGCTGGATGTCCGCGCGGGTGGATTCCTGGGATTGGGAGAAAAACGCTTCCTGATTCCGGTGGAAGCGGTCGTCAGCATCGAGGGAGACCGGGTGCAGCTGAATCAGTCACGCGAGCGGGTCGTGCAGTCCCCCGAGTACACTCCGCAACTGGCCGAGCAGCCCCAGCATGTGGGTTATTACGAGCCCTACTACGGCTACTACGGATACACCCCGTACTGGGGACCGGCAGTCGGCATGGGACCCTTCCCATACCGCTAA
- a CDS encoding S1C family serine protease: MISDKRPLLYLLSFSLVLTGCRDERTANSTPSAQETPGATATDLLAYEQNTVEVAEEQQDGVVFVTRLNQPQGTLYDPNSNPTGSEAQPSGSGSGFFIDGEGYALTNYHVIEGADQVSVRLHGSNREFPARVVGTAPDYDLALLKTEVPDDLYDPMELGDSDQVKVGQKAIALGAPFGLEFTVTQGIISAKNRVIPTGMQGIPQNSIQTDTAINPGNSGGPLVTSNGRVIGVNTQILSPGTAQSGVGQNAGVGFAIPINVAKALLTRLKAGEEISVPRIGVGGIPIQALDAATRQQLGLPDSGVLVQEVAPGGPAADAGLQVGNQRTQVGDTTLTLGGDIITEVDDRPVTTLTDVQSVLVTKQPGESVTLTVLRDGEPVELQLALTAPEGTR; this comes from the coding sequence ATGATTTCCGACAAGCGACCACTTCTGTACCTGCTCTCCTTCTCACTGGTGCTGACAGGCTGCCGTGACGAAAGGACCGCCAACTCCACTCCTTCAGCGCAGGAAACGCCGGGCGCCACCGCCACCGATCTGCTCGCCTACGAACAGAATACCGTCGAGGTGGCCGAGGAACAGCAGGATGGCGTGGTGTTCGTCACGCGGCTGAATCAGCCTCAAGGCACCTTGTACGATCCCAACAGCAATCCGACGGGCAGCGAAGCGCAACCTAGCGGCAGCGGCTCAGGGTTTTTTATCGACGGTGAAGGCTACGCGCTCACCAATTACCATGTCATCGAAGGGGCAGATCAAGTCAGCGTGCGCCTGCACGGCAGCAATCGCGAATTCCCGGCGCGGGTGGTCGGTACAGCGCCCGATTATGACCTGGCGCTCCTCAAGACCGAAGTGCCAGACGACCTGTACGATCCGATGGAACTTGGTGACAGCGACCAGGTGAAGGTGGGGCAGAAAGCCATCGCACTCGGTGCGCCGTTCGGCCTGGAGTTCACGGTGACGCAAGGCATTATTTCCGCGAAGAACCGGGTGATACCCACAGGCATGCAAGGCATTCCCCAAAACAGTATCCAGACTGACACCGCCATCAACCCCGGCAACTCCGGCGGGCCGCTCGTCACCAGCAATGGACGCGTGATCGGCGTGAACACTCAAATTCTCTCGCCTGGAACTGCCCAAAGTGGCGTCGGACAAAATGCCGGGGTGGGTTTTGCGATTCCCATCAACGTCGCCAAAGCGCTGCTGACACGCCTGAAAGCCGGAGAGGAAATCAGTGTGCCTCGCATTGGGGTCGGCGGAATTCCCATTCAGGCGCTGGACGCCGCGACTCGCCAGCAACTCGGCCTGCCGGACTCGGGCGTCCTCGTTCAGGAAGTCGCTCCGGGTGGACCGGCCGCGGACGCCGGTTTGCAAGTCGGGAATCAAAGGACTCAGGTAGGAGACACCACGCTGACGCTCGGGGGTGACATCATCACCGAAGTCGACGACCGTCCGGTCACGACACTGACGGACGTGCAGAGCGTACTGGTCACCAAACAACCCGGTGAAAGCGTCACCCTGACCGTACTGCGAGACGGCGAACCAGTGGAACTGCAACTCGCCCTCACGGCACCGGAAGGCACGCGATGA
- a CDS encoding HAD family hydrolase, with protein MSTQHTGVTHTHPETPRIALVFDFDDTLAPDTWDGLLNDLGINPDEFDQSEVDPLVKDGWSKIPARFYALIQASYRREEKITRERLQAYGKRLEPYPGVEDMFERIRARAAHTTPNVEVLFYVVSSGFGDIIRATRIAGRFDGIWGCDFHFAADGEIEFPKVIVEHTEKPRYLHLVEKGVEKHLKRPAYEVFRHLPEDELHVPLHQMIYVGDGSSDVACFTLLNAHHGVALGVNKPDTPVHWGADGVEAEERIDDIAAPDYAEGSELLRSLCLAVDSICARIALSAQPDRD; from the coding sequence ATGAGCACCCAGCACACGGGTGTCACCCACACGCATCCGGAAACCCCCCGAATCGCGTTGGTCTTCGATTTCGACGACACGCTCGCTCCGGACACCTGGGATGGTTTGCTCAACGACCTGGGCATCAACCCGGATGAGTTTGATCAATCCGAAGTCGATCCGCTCGTCAAGGACGGCTGGAGCAAAATTCCCGCTCGGTTTTACGCCCTGATTCAGGCGTCTTACCGCCGGGAAGAAAAAATCACTCGCGAGCGCCTGCAGGCGTACGGAAAGCGCCTCGAGCCGTACCCGGGCGTCGAGGACATGTTCGAGCGCATCCGTGCGCGGGCCGCGCACACCACCCCGAACGTTGAAGTGTTGTTCTATGTGGTGAGTTCCGGTTTTGGTGACATCATCCGGGCGACCCGAATTGCCGGACGGTTCGACGGCATCTGGGGTTGCGATTTTCATTTCGCAGCGGATGGAGAAATTGAATTTCCGAAAGTCATCGTCGAGCACACCGAAAAACCCCGTTATCTACACCTGGTGGAAAAGGGGGTGGAGAAACACCTCAAGCGCCCCGCGTACGAAGTCTTCCGGCACCTGCCCGAAGACGAACTGCACGTGCCACTGCACCAGATGATCTACGTCGGTGACGGCAGCAGTGACGTCGCGTGCTTCACCTTGCTCAACGCGCATCACGGTGTCGCACTGGGCGTCAACAAACCCGACACGCCCGTGCATTGGGGTGCGGACGGCGTGGAAGCCGAAGAGCGCATCGACGACATCGCCGCGCCCGACTACGCCGAAGGCTCCGAACTTCTGCGCTCCCTGTGCCTGGCGGTGGACAGTATCTGTGCCCGTATTGCCTTATCGGCGCAGCCTGACCGCGATTGA
- a CDS encoding IS1 transposase: MSEPLPLESLACPTPECPLYAQRGQDNLYIRKTYGKEATRYLRCRRCQREFSETRGTPFWNSKIDRTEFISAAQHLTEGTSLSATARLVGLHHDTVERIALVSGQHARLLHDQRAVGLQTTALQADERHGVVGSKKTPCWEPTVVDPRTKLVVALALGRRDESLIHRLLLDAKERLDDPHNLVLLTDGEVSYRTLFPLVFGVPYRPPRKHLHGRPPAVRHRIPRTLAHMQVIKHRKGKRLVGVEPRLAHGSHRRVDRELDALGYSVANTSAIERQNSTARQMTPHMRRKGLSFARREPTRVALAQLVTLTYNWTRLHASLKRPLEEPQGRRKYQRRTPAMAAGLAERPWLLAELLGTPLYP, encoded by the coding sequence ATGTCCGAACCACTCCCGCTTGAAAGCCTAGCGTGCCCCACCCCTGAGTGTCCTCTGTACGCCCAAAGGGGCCAGGACAACCTCTACATCCGCAAGACCTACGGTAAGGAGGCGACGCGCTACTTGCGCTGTCGGCGCTGCCAACGCGAGTTCTCCGAGACCCGCGGCACGCCCTTCTGGAACAGCAAGATTGACCGCACCGAGTTCATCTCCGCCGCCCAGCACCTCACCGAAGGCACCTCGCTGAGCGCCACCGCCCGCTTGGTGGGCCTGCACCATGACACCGTGGAGCGCATCGCCCTCGTGAGCGGCCAACACGCCCGCCTCCTGCACGACCAGCGCGCCGTGGGCCTCCAGACCACCGCCCTGCAAGCCGATGAGCGCCATGGCGTTGTCGGATCCAAGAAAACGCCCTGCTGGGAGCCGACGGTCGTGGACCCCCGCACCAAACTCGTCGTGGCTCTTGCCCTGGGTCGCCGCGATGAGTCCCTGATCCACCGCTTGCTCCTCGACGCCAAGGAACGCCTCGACGACCCGCACAACCTGGTGTTGCTTACCGATGGCGAGGTCAGCTACCGTACGCTCTTCCCGCTCGTCTTCGGCGTTCCGTACCGCCCGCCGCGCAAACACCTGCACGGCCGTCCGCCCGCCGTTCGTCACCGCATCCCCAGAACGCTCGCCCACATGCAGGTCATCAAGCACCGCAAAGGGAAGCGACTCGTCGGAGTCGAGCCGCGCCTCGCTCATGGCAGTCATCGTCGGGTGGATCGAGAGCTCGATGCCCTGGGCTACAGCGTCGCCAACACGTCGGCGATCGAGCGTCAGAACAGCACGGCCCGTCAGATGACGCCCCATATGCGCCGCAAGGGGCTCTCGTTCGCGCGTCGGGAGCCGACCCGGGTGGCGCTGGCGCAACTCGTGACCCTCACGTACAACTGGACGAGGCTGCACGCGAGCCTCAAGCGGCCCCTGGAGGAACCGCAGGGGCGGCGCAAGTACCAGCGTCGCACACCCGCCATGGCCGCCGGTCTCGCCGAGCGCCCCTGGCTGCTGGCCGAGCTGCTGGGCACCCCGCTCTACCCCTGA
- a CDS encoding integrase core domain-containing protein, with protein MRRVVGAKTCLNQHWFPSLPQARLVLSVWRRDYNGIRPHSSLGNLTPQEFARRVAG; from the coding sequence TTGAGGCGCGTTGTTGGGGCCAAGACGTGTCTCAATCAGCACTGGTTTCCGAGCCTGCCGCAGGCTCGATTGGTCTTGAGCGTATGGCGGCGGGACTACAACGGGATCCGGCCGCACAGCTCGCTGGGAAACCTGACCCCGCAGGAGTTCGCGCGTCGGGTGGCAGGCTGA
- a CDS encoding DDE-type integrase/transposase/recombinase, with product MVAAEQRREAARYLQTQHGVSERRALRTLGFGRSSHRYKVRKDDKKISERLQKLAEERPRFGYRRLHVLLRREGEMVNHKRVWRVYKALDLTMRKKTRRKRTAMRLDFVSDQLASGQRFRVLNVVDDFTRKCLVCFADTSITAVTVARLLGQAVKERGKPQVIVSDNGPEFTSRALDAWAHQEGVGRHFIDPGKPVQNAYVESFNGRFRDERPRTEDPY from the coding sequence GTGGTAGCGGCCGAGCAGCGCCGTGAAGCGGCACGCTACCTCCAGACACAGCACGGCGTCAGTGAACGGCGAGCCCTGCGCACCCTGGGCTTCGGGCGCTCTTCGCATCGCTACAAAGTTCGCAAAGACGACAAGAAGATCAGCGAACGGCTTCAGAAGCTGGCGGAGGAACGACCCCGTTTCGGCTATCGGCGATTGCATGTCCTGCTACGCCGCGAAGGCGAGATGGTGAATCACAAGCGGGTCTGGCGCGTCTACAAGGCCCTTGACCTCACCATGAGGAAAAAGACCCGGAGAAAGCGAACAGCGATGCGCCTGGATTTCGTCTCAGACCAGCTCGCCAGCGGACAGCGCTTCCGGGTGTTGAACGTGGTGGATGACTTCACGCGGAAATGTCTGGTGTGCTTCGCAGACACGTCCATCACAGCCGTCACCGTCGCCAGATTACTTGGGCAAGCCGTGAAGGAACGAGGGAAGCCGCAGGTAATTGTGAGCGACAACGGGCCAGAGTTTACAAGCCGTGCTCTGGACGCCTGGGCGCATCAGGAGGGGGTTGGACGGCATTTCATTGACCCTGGGAAACCGGTGCAGAACGCTTACGTCGAGAGTTTCAATGGACGCTTTCGAGACGAGCGGCCCCGCACCGAAGATCCGTATTGA
- a CDS encoding transposase, with the protein MAKPRHSEEKVLEILGRIENGESIAVVSRTSGISRKTIQYWKATYGHQPKTDDAKRLKQLKDENARLKKLVADLALDNAMLKDVVGKKPQAERSSARRW; encoded by the coding sequence ATGGCCAAACCACGGCACAGTGAAGAGAAAGTCCTCGAAATCCTCGGCCGGATCGAGAACGGCGAGAGCATTGCCGTTGTCAGCCGAACCAGTGGCATCAGCCGCAAGACCATTCAGTACTGGAAGGCCACCTACGGTCACCAACCCAAAACGGACGACGCCAAGCGGCTCAAACAGCTTAAGGATGAAAATGCCCGGCTGAAGAAACTCGTCGCCGACCTGGCACTCGACAACGCCATGCTGAAAGACGTTGTGGGAAAGAAGCCGCAGGCCGAGCGTAGCTCGGCCCGTCGGTGGTAG
- a CDS encoding carboxymuconolactone decarboxylase family protein, whose protein sequence is MKQFASWISVIPYEEATGKLKILYDRIKGPGNEIDNIMLTHSLRPHSMEGHMALYKNVLHHHGNSLPKWLLEVTGVYVSLLNGCEYCVEHHHAGLTRLLRDDDRAHAIREALENQTPEQVFEGKELAILRYARALTETPASLHRDSLADMRAAGMDDGEILEVNQVVSYFAYANRTVLGLGVTTQGDMLGLSPSDSDDPDNWSHG, encoded by the coding sequence ATGAAACAGTTCGCGAGTTGGATCAGCGTGATTCCCTACGAGGAAGCCACCGGCAAGCTCAAAATCCTGTACGACCGCATCAAAGGTCCTGGGAACGAGATTGACAACATCATGCTCACCCACAGCCTGCGTCCTCATTCCATGGAAGGTCACATGGCGCTCTACAAGAACGTACTCCATCATCACGGCAACAGCCTGCCGAAGTGGCTGCTGGAAGTGACGGGTGTGTACGTCAGCCTCCTGAATGGCTGCGAGTACTGCGTCGAACACCACCACGCCGGACTCACCCGCCTCCTCCGCGATGACGACCGCGCGCACGCCATCCGTGAAGCCCTGGAGAACCAGACGCCAGAGCAGGTGTTCGAAGGAAAGGAACTCGCGATTCTGCGTTACGCTCGGGCGCTCACCGAGACGCCCGCTTCGCTGCATCGGGATTCTCTGGCGGACATGCGAGCGGCCGGCATGGACGACGGTGAAATTCTGGAGGTGAACCAGGTCGTCAGTTACTTTGCGTACGCGAATCGAACGGTGCTGGGTCTGGGCGTCACGACTCAAGGAGACATGCTTGGTCTTTCGCCAAGTGACTCGGACGATCCGGACAACTGGAGTCACGGGTGA
- a CDS encoding mercuric reductase: MTEPHPADKQRDVIVIGAGQAGGPLAGALARSGRRVTLIEKSHVGGTCVNEGCTPTKTLIASARVAHLARRASDYGVNVGTVSVDFTRIQERKDDIVESFRSGSTTGVHKAGVELLMGHARFSGPHSIQVALNDGSQRELHAPLVFINTGTRPRWPDVTGLREAGALDSTGILGLTELPEHLLILGGGYIGLEFGQAFARFGSRVTIIEQAERLAMREDPDVAQALTTALHEDGVTFLFSHRVRSARRTDRGVEVTLDGPQEKHVLTGSHLLVATGRTPNTDDLGLETAAIEVDERGYVKVDEHLRTSADGVYALGDVKGGPAFTHISYDDYRVVRDALLHDRPRTTAGRLVPYTVFTDPQLARVGLSETDAQAQQRRVRVYTLPMTRVARAIETAETRGLMKAVVDDDTDLILGATVLGPEGGEVLSVLQMAMLGNVTAAQIRDGIFSHPTFSESLNNLFMSTPVTLKPEPTLT; the protein is encoded by the coding sequence ATGACCGAACCCCACCCAGCGGACAAGCAGCGGGACGTGATCGTAATCGGCGCCGGGCAGGCAGGCGGTCCACTTGCCGGAGCGCTCGCCCGAAGCGGTCGACGCGTCACGCTGATCGAAAAATCCCACGTCGGAGGCACCTGCGTGAACGAAGGCTGCACTCCCACCAAGACCCTCATCGCCAGCGCCCGCGTGGCTCACCTGGCACGCCGTGCCAGCGACTACGGCGTAAACGTCGGTACTGTCAGCGTGGACTTCACACGGATTCAGGAACGAAAGGATGACATTGTCGAGAGTTTTCGTTCGGGAAGCACCACCGGCGTGCACAAGGCCGGCGTTGAACTGCTGATGGGACACGCCCGCTTCAGTGGTCCTCATTCCATTCAGGTTGCCCTGAACGATGGCTCCCAGCGCGAGCTCCACGCGCCGTTGGTGTTCATCAACACCGGCACCCGCCCAAGATGGCCGGACGTCACGGGCCTGCGTGAGGCAGGCGCGTTGGACTCCACTGGAATTCTCGGCCTGACTGAATTACCCGAGCACCTGCTGATTCTCGGGGGAGGATACATCGGGCTGGAGTTCGGCCAGGCTTTCGCGCGTTTCGGCAGCCGCGTCACCATCATTGAGCAGGCTGAGCGCCTCGCGATGCGTGAAGATCCTGACGTTGCGCAGGCCCTCACCACAGCACTCCATGAAGACGGCGTGACCTTCCTGTTCAGCCACCGTGTCCGCAGCGCCAGACGCACCGATCGGGGCGTTGAAGTCACCTTGGACGGCCCGCAGGAAAAGCACGTCCTCACAGGTTCGCACCTGCTCGTCGCGACTGGACGGACTCCGAACACGGATGACCTGGGACTCGAAACCGCCGCCATCGAGGTGGACGAGCGAGGGTACGTCAAGGTGGACGAGCATCTACGTACGAGCGCTGACGGCGTGTACGCGCTGGGAGACGTCAAGGGCGGGCCTGCCTTCACCCACATTTCGTACGATGATTACCGCGTCGTGCGTGACGCCCTGCTGCATGACAGACCCCGAACGACCGCCGGGAGGCTGGTTCCGTACACGGTCTTCACTGACCCGCAACTCGCCCGTGTCGGTCTCAGTGAAACCGACGCCCAAGCGCAGCAACGCCGCGTCCGGGTGTACACGCTGCCCATGACGCGCGTTGCGCGCGCCATAGAAACGGCTGAAACCCGTGGCCTGATGAAAGCCGTCGTGGACGATGACACCGACTTGATCCTGGGCGCCACGGTCCTCGGGCCTGAAGGTGGTGAGGTGCTCAGCGTCCTGCAGATGGCCATGCTGGGAAACGTCACCGCCGCGCAGATCCGCGATGGAATCTTCTCCCACCCGACTTTCAGTGAATCGCTGAACAACCTGTTCATGAGCACGCCTGTGACACTGAAGCCCGAACCGACCCTCACCTGA
- a CDS encoding peroxiredoxin-like family protein, translating into MTMIQALMPRQPVPDLTVSLAQGGQWNLHAQSPEQFTMLVFYRGLHCPVCGRYLRDLDSKLSAFEERGVNVIALSSDPQERAEQATEHWKLTQLKLGYGLSLPDARRWGLYISSGRGKTSTGIEEPEGFSEPGVFLVRPDGTLYYASVQSMPFARPNFDDLLGAVDFAVQKNYPARGEVTQL; encoded by the coding sequence ATGACCATGATCCAAGCTTTGATGCCCAGACAACCCGTACCGGACCTCACGGTGTCCCTCGCTCAGGGAGGCCAGTGGAACCTGCACGCACAGTCACCCGAACAGTTCACGATGCTGGTTTTTTACCGCGGTTTGCATTGCCCCGTGTGCGGCCGGTACCTGCGGGATCTGGACAGCAAACTCAGCGCCTTCGAAGAGCGAGGCGTGAACGTCATCGCACTCAGCAGCGATCCACAGGAGCGCGCCGAACAGGCCACAGAACACTGGAAGCTGACGCAGCTGAAACTCGGGTACGGTCTCAGCCTGCCCGACGCCCGCCGGTGGGGTTTGTACATCTCCAGCGGACGAGGAAAGACTTCCACTGGCATCGAGGAACCCGAAGGCTTCAGCGAACCCGGGGTGTTTCTGGTGCGCCCGGATGGCACGTTGTATTACGCCAGCGTGCAGAGCATGCCGTTCGCCCGTCCCAACTTCGATGACCTGCTCGGCGCAGTGGATTTCGCGGTGCAGAAAAACTACCCGGCCCGCGGCGAAGTCACGCAACTCTGA